In the Tribolium castaneum strain GA2 chromosome 1, icTriCast1.1, whole genome shotgun sequence genome, one interval contains:
- the su(r) gene encoding dihydropyrimidine dehydrogenase [NADP(+)] isoform X1, which translates to MAKSSVDLPDIENILALNPRVRSQSNFMPSAATKINKKHWKRNADRKCQTCPDLENDFSDIKPTTLSERGALKEAARCLKCADAPCQKSCPTQLDIKSFITSIANKNYYGAAKAIFSDNPLGITCGMVCPTSDLCVGGCNLHASEEGPINIGGLQHFATEVFSKMGVRQIRDPKTPAPKNSNAKIVLMGAGPASLSCATFLGRLGYDNITIYEKQDFVGGLSTSEIPQYRLPISVVNFEIQLVKDLGVKIETGRSLSKHDITLEKLLKDAKAVFVGIGLPQPKLNPLFKNLTPDMGFYTSKDFLPRVAKASKPGVCLCKATLPRLKGTVIVLGAGDTAFDCATSALRCGARKVFVVFRRGFTNIRAVPEEVSLAVEEKCELVGFLSPHKVNVKDGKIVSVTFSRTEQDESGQWVQDPEQLTTIKANYLISAFGSGLEDPAVVEALKPLKFTDQNLPSVDLNTMQSSHTSVWVGGDLAGVAETTVEAVNDGKTAAWYMHCYLEGLPLTTSPKLPLFYTEIDNVDLSVEMCGIKFENPFGLASAPPATTTAMIRRAFEQGWAYTVTKTFSLDKDLVTNVSPRIVRGTTAGHNYGPQQGSFLNIELISEKCAAYWLKGIQELKTDFPTKIVIASIMCSYNEQDWKTLSKMAEDAGADALELNLSCPHGMGESGMGLACGQKPELVKGISQWVRATVKIPFFIKLTPNITNIVDIATAAYEGGADGVAAINTVSGLMGLSANGSPWPAVGLDKRTTYGGVSGNATRPMGLRAVSAVANALPGFAIMGIGGIDSADVALQYLQAGATVVQVCSAIQNQDFTLIDDYCTGLKALLYLDGRLPRWDGQSPPTFKHQKGKPVVSIRNEDKVRRAIFFDLIGKVLFQALPHFGPYLKEREEKMKNVKQEIILHHNGRENGYPINGVQVPSMVPKINEIVGRALPKIGAYKKLDNTKQVVALIDDDMCINCGKCYMTCNDSGYQAINFDPKTHIPTVNDDCTGCTLCLSVCPIIDCITMVPKTIPHVIKRGQPVKLVHALDT; encoded by the exons ATGGCAAAGTCTAGTGTGGATTTACCCGATATTGaa AACATCCTTGCTTTAAATCCCCGCGTTCGTTcccaatcaaattttatgcCATCTGCTGcaaccaaaataaataaaaaacattggaAGCGAAACGCCGATCGCAAGTGTCAG ACTTGCCCAGACCTTGAAAACGATTTCTCTGACATTAAACCAACAACACTCAGCGAAAGAGGCGCTCTGAAAGAAGCCGCAAGGTGTTTAAAATGCGCAGACGCCCCTTGCCAAAAATCTTGCCCTACACAACTGGACATCAAATCTTTTATCACAAGCATTGCCAATAaa AATTATTATGGAGCGGCTAAAGCAATTTTCTCGGATAATCCTCTGGGAATCACCTGCGGCATGGTCTGTCCCACTAGCGACCTCTGTGTGGGCGGCTGTAATTTACATGCGTCTGAAGAAGGGCCCATAAATATAGGCGGTTTGCAACACTTTGCCACGGAGGTTTTTAGTAAGATGGGTGTTAGGCAAATCAGGGACCCCAAAACACCGGCTCCGAAAAATTCGAACgcgaaaattgttttaatggGGGCGGGGCCGGCGTCGTTGTCGTGTGCCACGTTTTTGGGACGGCTGGGATATGATAACATCACTATCTACGAAAAACAAGATTTCGTTGGGGGACTAAG tactTCTGAAATACCGCAATACCGTTTACCCATCTCTGTTGTTAACTTTGAAATCCAGCTGGTAAAAGACTTGGGCGTAAAAATCGAAACAGGCCGAAGCCTCTCAAAACATGACATTACTTTggaaaagttattaaaagacGCTAAGGCCGTTTTCGTCGGTATAGGCTTACCCCAACCTAAACTGAACccacttttcaaaaatctaaCCCCCGACATGGGTTTCTACACTTCTAAAGATTTCCTACCAAGAGTAGCAAAAGCCAGCAAACCTGGAGTTTGTCTTTGTAAAGCTACTTTACCAAGACTGAAGGGAACTGTTATTGTTTTGGGTGCAGGAGACACTGCTTTTGATTGTGCGACGTCTGCCCTTAGATGCGGGGCTAGAAAAGTGTTTGTTGTTTTTCGGAGAGGTTTTACTAACATTAGAGCTGTTCCAGAGGAg GTGAGTTTAGCCGTTGAAGAAAAATGCGAGTTGGTTGGTTTTCTATCACCTCATAAAGTCAATGTTAAAGATGGTAAAATCGTATCTGTGACGTTTAGCAGAACGGAACAGGACGAAAGTGGTCAATGGGTCCAAGACCCGGAACAGTTGACTACAATTAAAGCGAATTATCTTATTTCTGCATTTGGGTCAGGACTAGAAGATCCAGCtg TTGTTGAAGCTTTGAAACCTTTGAAATTTACTGACCAAAATCTACCAAGTGTTGATCTTAACACAATGCAAAGCTCTCACACTTCTGTGTGGGTGGGAGGTGATTTAGCAGGTGTTGCTGAAACTACGGTAGAAGCAGTCAATGATGGAAAAACAGCAGCTTGGTACATGCATTGTTATTTGGAAGGTTTACCTTTAACAACATCACCAAAACTCCCACTGTTTTATACTGAAATTGATAATGTTGATTTATCAGTTGAGATGTgtggaattaaatttgaaaatccaTTCGGACTTGCTTCCGCACCTCCAGCTACAACTACAGCTATGATAAGGAGGGCTTTTGAGCAAGGATGGGCTTACACAGTCACTAAAACTTTTTCTTTGGATAAAGATTTAGTTACGAATGTGTCCCCGAGAATTGTTAGAGGTACTACGGCAGGACATAATTATGGACCTCAACAAGGTTCCTTCCTTAATATTGAACTAATATCAGAAAAGTGTGCAGCTTATTGGTTGAAAGGAATCCAGGAATTGAAAACAGATTTTCCGACCAAG atcgTAATTGCGAGCATTATGTGTTCCTACAACGAACAAGATTGGAAAACACTGTCAAAAATGGCCGAAGACGCAGGCGCAGATGCTCTAGAATTGAATTTAAGTTGCCCCCACGGCATGGGCGAATCTGGAATGGGTCTAGCTTGCGGCCAA AAACCTGAGTTAGTTAAGGGCATTTCCCAATGGGTCAGAGCCACTGTTAAAATCCCCTTCTTCATTAAACTAACCCCCAACATCACCAACATTGTTGACATCGCCACAGCGGCGTACGAAGGGGGCGCTGATGGCGTTGCCGCCATTAACACAGTTTCAGGCTTAATGGGTTTGAGCGCAAACGGTTCCCCTTGGCCAGCTGTGGGTTTAGACAAACGTACCACTTATGGAGGCGTTAGCGGGAATGCCACAAGACCCATGGGATTACGAGCGGTTTCAGCGGTCGCTAACGCTTTGCCTGGATTCGCTATAATGGGCATTGGAGGCATTGATTCGGCAGATGTTGCTTTGCAGTATTTGCAAGCTGGGGCAACAGTGGTCCAAGTTTGCAGCGCTATACAGAACCAGGATTTCACACTGATTGATGATTATTGCACTGGGTTGAAAGCGTTGCTTTACCTTGATGGGCGTTTGCCGAGGTGGGATGGGCAAAGTCCGCCCACTTTTAAGCACCAAAAGGGAAAACCAGTTGTTTCAATACGTAACGAAGATAAAGTGAGGCGTGCcatttttttcgatttgaTTGGCAAGGTTTTATTTCAGGCATTGCCGCACTTTGGGCCGTATCTTAAAGAACGGGAggagaaaatgaaaaatgtgaagcaggaaattattttgcaccacaatgggCGTGAGAATGGGTACCCAATAAATGGGGTACAGGTACCGTCAATGGTACCAAAAATTAATGAGATTGTAGGGCGAGCTTTGCCCAAAATTGGGGCTTACAAGAAGTTAGATAATACAAAACAAGTGGTAGCGTTGATTGATGAT gacATGTGTATTAACTGTGGTAAATGTTACATGACGTGTAACGATTCTGGTTATCAAGCTATTAATTTTGATCCAAAGACGCATATTCCTACAGTGAATGATGATTGTACTGGATGTACTTTGTGCTTGTCGGTTTGTCCAATTATAGATTGCATTAC CATGGTACCAAAAACTATTCCCCATGTTATCAAAAGGGGACAACCAGTTAAACTAGTTCATGCCCTTGatacataa
- the su(r) gene encoding dihydropyrimidine dehydrogenase [NADP(+)] isoform X3: MAKSSVDLPDIENILALNPRVRSQSNFMPSAATKINKKHWKRNADRKCQTCPDLENDFSDIKPTTLSERGALKEAARCLKCADAPCQKSCPTQLDIKSFITSIANKNYYGAAKAIFSDNPLGITCGMVCPTSDLCVGGCNLHASEEGPINIGGLQHFATEVFSKMGVRQIRDPKTPAPKNSNAKIVLMGAGPASLSCATFLGRLGYDNITIYEKQDFVGGLSTSEIPQYRLPISVVNFEIQLVKDLGVKIETGRSLSKHDITLEKLLKDAKAVFVGIGLPQPKLNPLFKNLTPDMGFYTSKDFLPRVAKASKPGVCLCKATLPRLKGTVIVLGAGDTAFDCATSALRCGARKVFVVFRRGFTNIRAVPEEVSLAVEEKCELVGFLSPHKVNVKDGKIVSVTFSRTEQDESGQWVQDPEQLTTIKANYLISAFGSGLEDPAVVEALKPLKFTDQNLPSVDLNTMQSSHTSVWVGGDLAGVAETTVEAVNDGKTAAWYMHCYLEGLPLTTSPKLPLFYTEIDNVDLSVEMCGIKFENPFGLASAPPATTTAMIRRAFEQGWAYTVTKTFSLDKDLVTNVSPRIVRGTTAGHNYGPQQGSFLNIELISEKCAAYWLKGIQELKTDFPTKIVIASIMCSYNEQDWKTLSKMAEDAGADALELNLSCPHGMGESGMGLACGQKPELVKGISQWVRATVKIPFFIKLTPNITNIVDIATAAYEGGADGVAAINTVSGLMGLSANGSPWPAVGLDKRTTYGGVSGNATRPMGLRAVSAVANALPGFAIMGIGGIDSADVALQYLQAGATVVQVCSAIQNQDFTLIDDYCTGLKALLYLDGRLPRWDGQSPPTFKHQKGKPVVSIRNEDKALPHFEPYLKEREEKMKNVKREIILHHNGCENGYPINGVQVPSKVPKINEIVGRALPKIGAYKKLDNTKQVVALIDDDMCINCGKCYMTCNDSGYQAISFDPKTHIPTVNDDCTGCTLCLSVCPIIDCITMVPKTIPHVIKRGQPVKLVHALDT; this comes from the exons ATGGCAAAGTCTAGTGTGGATTTACCCGATATTGaa AACATCCTTGCTTTAAATCCCCGCGTTCGTTcccaatcaaattttatgcCATCTGCTGcaaccaaaataaataaaaaacattggaAGCGAAACGCCGATCGCAAGTGTCAG ACTTGCCCAGACCTTGAAAACGATTTCTCTGACATTAAACCAACAACACTCAGCGAAAGAGGCGCTCTGAAAGAAGCCGCAAGGTGTTTAAAATGCGCAGACGCCCCTTGCCAAAAATCTTGCCCTACACAACTGGACATCAAATCTTTTATCACAAGCATTGCCAATAaa AATTATTATGGAGCGGCTAAAGCAATTTTCTCGGATAATCCTCTGGGAATCACCTGCGGCATGGTCTGTCCCACTAGCGACCTCTGTGTGGGCGGCTGTAATTTACATGCGTCTGAAGAAGGGCCCATAAATATAGGCGGTTTGCAACACTTTGCCACGGAGGTTTTTAGTAAGATGGGTGTTAGGCAAATCAGGGACCCCAAAACACCGGCTCCGAAAAATTCGAACgcgaaaattgttttaatggGGGCGGGGCCGGCGTCGTTGTCGTGTGCCACGTTTTTGGGACGGCTGGGATATGATAACATCACTATCTACGAAAAACAAGATTTCGTTGGGGGACTAAG tactTCTGAAATACCGCAATACCGTTTACCCATCTCTGTTGTTAACTTTGAAATCCAGCTGGTAAAAGACTTGGGCGTAAAAATCGAAACAGGCCGAAGCCTCTCAAAACATGACATTACTTTggaaaagttattaaaagacGCTAAGGCCGTTTTCGTCGGTATAGGCTTACCCCAACCTAAACTGAACccacttttcaaaaatctaaCCCCCGACATGGGTTTCTACACTTCTAAAGATTTCCTACCAAGAGTAGCAAAAGCCAGCAAACCTGGAGTTTGTCTTTGTAAAGCTACTTTACCAAGACTGAAGGGAACTGTTATTGTTTTGGGTGCAGGAGACACTGCTTTTGATTGTGCGACGTCTGCCCTTAGATGCGGGGCTAGAAAAGTGTTTGTTGTTTTTCGGAGAGGTTTTACTAACATTAGAGCTGTTCCAGAGGAg GTGAGTTTAGCCGTTGAAGAAAAATGCGAGTTGGTTGGTTTTCTATCACCTCATAAAGTCAATGTTAAAGATGGTAAAATCGTATCTGTGACGTTTAGCAGAACGGAACAGGACGAAAGTGGTCAATGGGTCCAAGACCCGGAACAGTTGACTACAATTAAAGCGAATTATCTTATTTCTGCATTTGGGTCAGGACTAGAAGATCCAGCtg TTGTTGAAGCTTTGAAACCTTTGAAATTTACTGACCAAAATCTACCAAGTGTTGATCTTAACACAATGCAAAGCTCTCACACTTCTGTGTGGGTGGGAGGTGATTTAGCAGGTGTTGCTGAAACTACGGTAGAAGCAGTCAATGATGGAAAAACAGCAGCTTGGTACATGCATTGTTATTTGGAAGGTTTACCTTTAACAACATCACCAAAACTCCCACTGTTTTATACTGAAATTGATAATGTTGATTTATCAGTTGAGATGTgtggaattaaatttgaaaatccaTTCGGACTTGCTTCCGCACCTCCAGCTACAACTACAGCTATGATAAGGAGGGCTTTTGAGCAAGGATGGGCTTACACAGTCACTAAAACTTTTTCTTTGGATAAAGATTTAGTTACGAATGTGTCCCCGAGAATTGTTAGAGGTACTACGGCAGGACATAATTATGGACCTCAACAAGGTTCCTTCCTTAATATTGAACTAATATCAGAAAAGTGTGCAGCTTATTGGTTGAAAGGAATCCAGGAATTGAAAACAGATTTTCCGACCAAG atcgTAATTGCGAGCATTATGTGTTCCTACAACGAACAAGATTGGAAAACACTGTCAAAAATGGCCGAAGACGCAGGCGCAGATGCTCTAGAATTGAATTTAAGTTGCCCCCACGGCATGGGCGAATCTGGAATGGGTCTAGCTTGCGGCCAA AAACCTGAGTTAGTTAAGGGCATTTCCCAATGGGTCAGAGCCACTGTTAAAATCCCCTTCTTCATTAAACTAACCCCCAACATCACCAACATTGTTGACATCGCCACAGCGGCGTACGAAGGGGGCGCTGATGGCGTTGCCGCCATTAACACAGTTTCAGGCTTAATGGGTTTGAGCGCAAACGGTTCCCCTTGGCCAGCTGTGGGTTTAGACAAACGTACCACTTATGGAGGCGTTAGCGGGAATGCCACAAGACCCATGGGATTACGAGCGGTTTCAGCGGTCGCTAACGCTTTGCCTGGATTCGCTATAATGGGCATTGGAGGCATTGATTCGGCAGATGTTGCTTTGCAGTATTTGCAAGCTGGGGCAACAGTGGTCCAAGTTTGCAGCGCTATACAGAACCAGGATTTCACACTGATTGATGATTATTGCACTGGGTTGAAAGCGTTGCTTTACCTTGATGGGCGTTTGCCGAGGTGGGATGGGCAAAGTCCGCCCACTTTTAAGCACCAAAAGGGAAAACCAGTTGTTTCAATACGTAACGAAGATAAA GCATTGCCACACTTTGAGCCGTATCTTAAAGAACGGGAggagaaaatgaaaaatgtgaagcgggaaattattttgcaccacaatgggTGTGAGAATGGGTACCCAATAAATGGGGTACAGGTACCATCAAAGGTACCAAAAATTAATGAGATTGTAGGGCGAGCTTTGCCCAAAATTGGGGCTTACAAGAagttagataacacaaaacaagTGGTAGCATTGATTGATGAT gacATGTGTATTAACTGTGGTAAATGTTACATGACGTGTAACGATTCTGGTTATCAAGCTATTAGTTTTGATCCAAAGACGCATATTCCTACAGTGAATGATGATTGTACTGGATGTACTTTGTGCTTATCGGTTTGTCCAATTATAGATTGCATTAC CATGGTACCAAAAACTATTCCCCATGTTATCAAAAGGGGACAACCAGTTAAACTAGTTCATGCCCTTGatacataa
- the su(r) gene encoding dihydropyrimidine dehydrogenase [NADP(+)] isoform X2: MAKSSVDLPDIENILALNPRVRSQSNFMPSAATKINKKHWKRNADRKCQTCPDLENDFSDIKPTTLSERGALKEAARCLKCADAPCQKSCPTQLDIKSFITSIANKNYYGAAKAIFSDNPLGITCGMVCPTSDLCVGGCNLHASEEGPINIGGLQHFATEVFSKMGVRQIRDPKTPAPKNSNAKIVLMGAGPASLSCATFLGRLGYDNITIYEKQDFVGGLSTSEIPQYRLPISVVNFEIQLVKDLGVKIETGRSLSKHDITLEKLLKDAKAVFVGIGLPQPKLNPLFKNLTPDMGFYTSKDFLPRVAKASKPGVCLCKATLPRLKGTVIVLGAGDTAFDCATSALRCGARKVFVVFRRGFTNIRAVPEEVSLAVEEKCELVGFLSPHKVNVKDGKIVSVTFSRTEQDESGQWVQDPEQLTTIKANYLISAFGSGLEDPAVVEALKPLKFTDQNLPSVDLNTMQSSHTSVWVGGDLAGVAETTVEAVNDGKTAAWYMHCYLEGLPLTTSPKLPLFYTEIDNVDLSVEMCGIKFENPFGLASAPPATTTAMIRRAFEQGWAYTVTKTFSLDKDLVTNVSPRIVRGTTAGHNYGPQQGSFLNIELISEKCAAYWLKGIQELKTDFPTKIVIASIMCSYNEQDWKTLSKMAEDAGADALELNLSCPHGMGESGMGLACGQKPELVKGISQWVRATVKIPFFIKLTPNITNIVDIATAAYEGGADGVAAINTVSGLMGLSANGSPWPAVGLDKRTTYGGVSGNATRPMGLRAVSAVANALPGFAIMGIGGIDSADVALQYLQAGATVVQVCSAIQNQDFTLIDDYCTGLKALLYLDGRLPRWDGQSPPTFKHQKGKPVVSIRNEDKALPHFGPYLKEREEKMKNVKQEIILHHNGRENGYPINGVQVPSMVPKINEIVGRALPKIGAYKKLDNTKQVVALIDDDMCINCGKCYMTCNDSGYQAINFDPKTHIPTVNDDCTGCTLCLSVCPIIDCITMVPKTIPHVIKRGQPVKLVHALDT, translated from the exons ATGGCAAAGTCTAGTGTGGATTTACCCGATATTGaa AACATCCTTGCTTTAAATCCCCGCGTTCGTTcccaatcaaattttatgcCATCTGCTGcaaccaaaataaataaaaaacattggaAGCGAAACGCCGATCGCAAGTGTCAG ACTTGCCCAGACCTTGAAAACGATTTCTCTGACATTAAACCAACAACACTCAGCGAAAGAGGCGCTCTGAAAGAAGCCGCAAGGTGTTTAAAATGCGCAGACGCCCCTTGCCAAAAATCTTGCCCTACACAACTGGACATCAAATCTTTTATCACAAGCATTGCCAATAaa AATTATTATGGAGCGGCTAAAGCAATTTTCTCGGATAATCCTCTGGGAATCACCTGCGGCATGGTCTGTCCCACTAGCGACCTCTGTGTGGGCGGCTGTAATTTACATGCGTCTGAAGAAGGGCCCATAAATATAGGCGGTTTGCAACACTTTGCCACGGAGGTTTTTAGTAAGATGGGTGTTAGGCAAATCAGGGACCCCAAAACACCGGCTCCGAAAAATTCGAACgcgaaaattgttttaatggGGGCGGGGCCGGCGTCGTTGTCGTGTGCCACGTTTTTGGGACGGCTGGGATATGATAACATCACTATCTACGAAAAACAAGATTTCGTTGGGGGACTAAG tactTCTGAAATACCGCAATACCGTTTACCCATCTCTGTTGTTAACTTTGAAATCCAGCTGGTAAAAGACTTGGGCGTAAAAATCGAAACAGGCCGAAGCCTCTCAAAACATGACATTACTTTggaaaagttattaaaagacGCTAAGGCCGTTTTCGTCGGTATAGGCTTACCCCAACCTAAACTGAACccacttttcaaaaatctaaCCCCCGACATGGGTTTCTACACTTCTAAAGATTTCCTACCAAGAGTAGCAAAAGCCAGCAAACCTGGAGTTTGTCTTTGTAAAGCTACTTTACCAAGACTGAAGGGAACTGTTATTGTTTTGGGTGCAGGAGACACTGCTTTTGATTGTGCGACGTCTGCCCTTAGATGCGGGGCTAGAAAAGTGTTTGTTGTTTTTCGGAGAGGTTTTACTAACATTAGAGCTGTTCCAGAGGAg GTGAGTTTAGCCGTTGAAGAAAAATGCGAGTTGGTTGGTTTTCTATCACCTCATAAAGTCAATGTTAAAGATGGTAAAATCGTATCTGTGACGTTTAGCAGAACGGAACAGGACGAAAGTGGTCAATGGGTCCAAGACCCGGAACAGTTGACTACAATTAAAGCGAATTATCTTATTTCTGCATTTGGGTCAGGACTAGAAGATCCAGCtg TTGTTGAAGCTTTGAAACCTTTGAAATTTACTGACCAAAATCTACCAAGTGTTGATCTTAACACAATGCAAAGCTCTCACACTTCTGTGTGGGTGGGAGGTGATTTAGCAGGTGTTGCTGAAACTACGGTAGAAGCAGTCAATGATGGAAAAACAGCAGCTTGGTACATGCATTGTTATTTGGAAGGTTTACCTTTAACAACATCACCAAAACTCCCACTGTTTTATACTGAAATTGATAATGTTGATTTATCAGTTGAGATGTgtggaattaaatttgaaaatccaTTCGGACTTGCTTCCGCACCTCCAGCTACAACTACAGCTATGATAAGGAGGGCTTTTGAGCAAGGATGGGCTTACACAGTCACTAAAACTTTTTCTTTGGATAAAGATTTAGTTACGAATGTGTCCCCGAGAATTGTTAGAGGTACTACGGCAGGACATAATTATGGACCTCAACAAGGTTCCTTCCTTAATATTGAACTAATATCAGAAAAGTGTGCAGCTTATTGGTTGAAAGGAATCCAGGAATTGAAAACAGATTTTCCGACCAAG atcgTAATTGCGAGCATTATGTGTTCCTACAACGAACAAGATTGGAAAACACTGTCAAAAATGGCCGAAGACGCAGGCGCAGATGCTCTAGAATTGAATTTAAGTTGCCCCCACGGCATGGGCGAATCTGGAATGGGTCTAGCTTGCGGCCAA AAACCTGAGTTAGTTAAGGGCATTTCCCAATGGGTCAGAGCCACTGTTAAAATCCCCTTCTTCATTAAACTAACCCCCAACATCACCAACATTGTTGACATCGCCACAGCGGCGTACGAAGGGGGCGCTGATGGCGTTGCCGCCATTAACACAGTTTCAGGCTTAATGGGTTTGAGCGCAAACGGTTCCCCTTGGCCAGCTGTGGGTTTAGACAAACGTACCACTTATGGAGGCGTTAGCGGGAATGCCACAAGACCCATGGGATTACGAGCGGTTTCAGCGGTCGCTAACGCTTTGCCTGGATTCGCTATAATGGGCATTGGAGGCATTGATTCGGCAGATGTTGCTTTGCAGTATTTGCAAGCTGGGGCAACAGTGGTCCAAGTTTGCAGCGCTATACAGAACCAGGATTTCACACTGATTGATGATTATTGCACTGGGTTGAAAGCGTTGCTTTACCTTGATGGGCGTTTGCCGAGGTGGGATGGGCAAAGTCCGCCCACTTTTAAGCACCAAAAGGGAAAACCAGTTGTTTCAATACGTAACGAAGATAAA GCATTGCCGCACTTTGGGCCGTATCTTAAAGAACGGGAggagaaaatgaaaaatgtgaagcaggaaattattttgcaccacaatgggCGTGAGAATGGGTACCCAATAAATGGGGTACAGGTACCGTCAATGGTACCAAAAATTAATGAGATTGTAGGGCGAGCTTTGCCCAAAATTGGGGCTTACAAGAAGTTAGATAATACAAAACAAGTGGTAGCGTTGATTGATGAT gacATGTGTATTAACTGTGGTAAATGTTACATGACGTGTAACGATTCTGGTTATCAAGCTATTAATTTTGATCCAAAGACGCATATTCCTACAGTGAATGATGATTGTACTGGATGTACTTTGTGCTTGTCGGTTTGTCCAATTATAGATTGCATTAC CATGGTACCAAAAACTATTCCCCATGTTATCAAAAGGGGACAACCAGTTAAACTAGTTCATGCCCTTGatacataa